A region of Macadamia integrifolia cultivar HAES 741 unplaced genomic scaffold, SCU_Mint_v3 scaffold459, whole genome shotgun sequence DNA encodes the following proteins:
- the LOC122068790 gene encoding uncharacterized membrane protein At3g27390-like isoform X1 produces METRKRFRGHLWNFLAFFPIFVLLITLGIIKAALVGPFVFLLVSFGNSAVIIGLWPLHAIWTYYCIGKTRKFGIFMKFLLLLIFIIPLSLWLLIGILGSMLTGFGYGFFWPLMATFEAIAEGVENKFVSCFKDGTWDTILGGCTIVRDFTDVSFHSYFSVMDSLLESRSETPIEIKVTLLPTCILAGILGVLIDVPIISIIVIYKAPMMLLRGWQRLVQDLIGSEGPFLETVCVPFAGLSILLWPAAVCLSTLAGIISSFFLGCYAAAVAYQESSTKQGVLYAFAMVSMFDEYTNDLLCLREGSCFPRPEYHKTVGSSQLPFPIKTPEKPAAAQTKKHPVQGPYKKLMALKPVVIWDNFFQACEHTGKELIRDGAIGMQDLEAWKHSKNQIVNNGIPAYVFLLCFLRSIKSGFEGFLMRDNVELTSANRPEGRVFDWMFEPMSSMKEQIKSLMLLESEELYLHKLTLYCSDMKRIEAWKNGGVPPNDESRSAQLQAISRRYSLSLSLSLSHFQVVREMRDFCFRLHGFCLAISRLPTFRRRYHDVVKALVQAAKQRSESTDLAGSSEDIEVAL; encoded by the exons ATGGAAACTCGTAAAAGGTTTCGTGGTCATCTATGGAACTTCCTCgccttcttccccatttttgtGCTTTTGATAACTCTTGGAATTATAAAAg CGGCTCTTGTTGGCCCGTTTGTGTTCCTTTTGGTATCGTTTGGAAATTCTGCAGTTATTATTGGGTTATGGCCTCTACATGCGATTTGGACTTACTACTGTATAGGAAA AACGAGGAAATTCGGTATATTTATGAAATTCTTATTGCTTCTAATATTTATCATCCCATTAAGTTTATGGCTACTCATCGGTATACTAGGAAGCATGCTTACAGGTTTCGGGTATGGGTTCTTTTGGCCTTTGATGGCAACATTTGAGGCTATAGCTGAAGGTGTGGAAAACAAGTTCGTAAGTTGTTTCAAG GATGGTACTTGGGACACCATTTTGGGGGGATGCACCATAGTACGTGATTTCACTGatgtttcctttcattcataCTTCTCAGTGATGGATAGCTTGCTGGAGTCCAGAAGTGAGACGCCAATAGAGATCAA GGTCACTCTACTACCAACATGCATATTGGCTGGAATTTTAGGGGTACTAATTGATGTGCCTATTATTAGCATTATTGTGATTTATAAAGCTCCAATGATGTTATTAAGAGGATGGCAGAGATTGGTCCAAGATCTCATTGGAAGTGAGGGTCCCTTCTTGGAAACAGTTTGTGTTCCCTTTGCTGGTCTTTCAATTCTGTTATGGCCAGCTGCAGTTTGCTTATCTACTTTAGCTGGAATTATTTCCAGCTTCTTTCTTGGCTGTTATGCTGCTGCTGTTGCATATCAG GAAAGTTCCACAAAGCAAGGAGTACTCTATGCTTTTGCTATGGTGTCCATGTTTGATGAGTACACGAATGATCTCCTCTGCCTGCGTGAAGGGTCCTGCTTTCCAAG ACCTGAGTATCACAAGACAGTTGGTTCTAGCCAGTTGCCGTTTCCCATAAAGACACCAGAAAAGCCTGCGGCTGCTCAAACTAAGAAACATCCAGTACAGGGACCCTACAAGAAATTGATGGCATTGAAGCCTGTGGTG ATATGGGATAACTTCTTCCAAGCATGCGAGCACACTGGAAAAGAGCTTATAAGAGATGGAGCAATTGGGATGCAGGACCTAGAGGCATGGAAACATTCAAAAAACCAGATTGTTAACAATGGAATTCCTGCATATGTATTTCTGCTGTGCTTTCTTCGCTCTATTAAGAGTGGCTTCGAGGGCTTTCTCATGC GTGATAATGTTGAATTGACAAGTGCGAATAGGCCTGAGGGAAGAGTTTTTGACTGGATGTTTGAGCCAATGTCTTCCATGAAAGAGCAGATAAAGAGTTTGATGTTACTAGAATCTGAAGAATTGTATCTTCATAAATTGACTCTCTACTGTAGTGATATGAAGCGGATAGAAGCTTGGAAGAATGGTGGAGTTCCTCCAAATGATGAGAGCAGAAGTGCTCAATTGCAAGCTATAAGTAGacggtactctctctctctctctctctctctctctcattttcagGTTGTTAGGGAAATGAGAGATTTCTGTTTTAGATTGCATGGCTTTTGTCTTGCTATCTCGAGGCTGCCAACCTTTCGACGACGATACCATGATGTGGTTAAAGCATTAGTACAAGCAGCAAAACAAAGGTCGGAGTCAACTGATTTGGCAGGGAGTAGTGAGGATATAGAAGTAGCTCTTTAG
- the LOC122068790 gene encoding uncharacterized membrane protein At3g27390-like isoform X3, with protein sequence METRKRFRGHLWNFLAFFPIFVLLITLGIIKAALVGPFVFLLVSFGNSAVIIGLWPLHAIWTYYCIGKTRKFGFGYGFFWPLMATFEAIAEGVENKFVSCFKDGTWDTILGGCTIVRDFTDVSFHSYFSVMDSLLESRSETPIEIKVTLLPTCILAGILGVLIDVPIISIIVIYKAPMMLLRGWQRLVQDLIGSEGPFLETVCVPFAGLSILLWPAAVCLSTLAGIISSFFLGCYAAAVAYQESSTKQGVLYAFAMVSMFDEYTNDLLCLREGSCFPRPEYHKTVGSSQLPFPIKTPEKPAAAQTKKHPVQGPYKKLMALKPVVIWDNFFQACEHTGKELIRDGAIGMQDLEAWKHSKNQIVNNGIPAYVFLLCFLRSIKSGFEGFLMRDNVELTSANRPEGRVFDWMFEPMSSMKEQIKSLMLLESEELYLHKLTLYCSDMKRIEAWKNGGVPPNDESRSAQLQAISRRYSLSLSLSLSHFQVVREMRDFCFRLHGFCLAISRLPTFRRRYHDVVKALVQAAKQRSESTDLAGSSEDIEVAL encoded by the exons ATGGAAACTCGTAAAAGGTTTCGTGGTCATCTATGGAACTTCCTCgccttcttccccatttttgtGCTTTTGATAACTCTTGGAATTATAAAAg CGGCTCTTGTTGGCCCGTTTGTGTTCCTTTTGGTATCGTTTGGAAATTCTGCAGTTATTATTGGGTTATGGCCTCTACATGCGATTTGGACTTACTACTGTATAGGAAA AACGAGGAAATTCG GTTTCGGGTATGGGTTCTTTTGGCCTTTGATGGCAACATTTGAGGCTATAGCTGAAGGTGTGGAAAACAAGTTCGTAAGTTGTTTCAAG GATGGTACTTGGGACACCATTTTGGGGGGATGCACCATAGTACGTGATTTCACTGatgtttcctttcattcataCTTCTCAGTGATGGATAGCTTGCTGGAGTCCAGAAGTGAGACGCCAATAGAGATCAA GGTCACTCTACTACCAACATGCATATTGGCTGGAATTTTAGGGGTACTAATTGATGTGCCTATTATTAGCATTATTGTGATTTATAAAGCTCCAATGATGTTATTAAGAGGATGGCAGAGATTGGTCCAAGATCTCATTGGAAGTGAGGGTCCCTTCTTGGAAACAGTTTGTGTTCCCTTTGCTGGTCTTTCAATTCTGTTATGGCCAGCTGCAGTTTGCTTATCTACTTTAGCTGGAATTATTTCCAGCTTCTTTCTTGGCTGTTATGCTGCTGCTGTTGCATATCAG GAAAGTTCCACAAAGCAAGGAGTACTCTATGCTTTTGCTATGGTGTCCATGTTTGATGAGTACACGAATGATCTCCTCTGCCTGCGTGAAGGGTCCTGCTTTCCAAG ACCTGAGTATCACAAGACAGTTGGTTCTAGCCAGTTGCCGTTTCCCATAAAGACACCAGAAAAGCCTGCGGCTGCTCAAACTAAGAAACATCCAGTACAGGGACCCTACAAGAAATTGATGGCATTGAAGCCTGTGGTG ATATGGGATAACTTCTTCCAAGCATGCGAGCACACTGGAAAAGAGCTTATAAGAGATGGAGCAATTGGGATGCAGGACCTAGAGGCATGGAAACATTCAAAAAACCAGATTGTTAACAATGGAATTCCTGCATATGTATTTCTGCTGTGCTTTCTTCGCTCTATTAAGAGTGGCTTCGAGGGCTTTCTCATGC GTGATAATGTTGAATTGACAAGTGCGAATAGGCCTGAGGGAAGAGTTTTTGACTGGATGTTTGAGCCAATGTCTTCCATGAAAGAGCAGATAAAGAGTTTGATGTTACTAGAATCTGAAGAATTGTATCTTCATAAATTGACTCTCTACTGTAGTGATATGAAGCGGATAGAAGCTTGGAAGAATGGTGGAGTTCCTCCAAATGATGAGAGCAGAAGTGCTCAATTGCAAGCTATAAGTAGacggtactctctctctctctctctctctctctctcattttcagGTTGTTAGGGAAATGAGAGATTTCTGTTTTAGATTGCATGGCTTTTGTCTTGCTATCTCGAGGCTGCCAACCTTTCGACGACGATACCATGATGTGGTTAAAGCATTAGTACAAGCAGCAAAACAAAGGTCGGAGTCAACTGATTTGGCAGGGAGTAGTGAGGATATAGAAGTAGCTCTTTAG
- the LOC122068790 gene encoding uncharacterized membrane protein At3g27390-like isoform X2, translating into METRKRFRGHLWNFLAFFPIFVLLITLGIIKAALVGPFVFLLVSFGNSAVIIGLWPLHAIWTYYCIGKTRKFGIFMKFLLLLIFIIPLSLWLLIGILGSMLTGFGYGFFWPLMATFEAIAEGVENKFVSCFKDGTWDTILGGCTIVRDFTDVSFHSYFSVMDSLLESRSETPIEIKVTLLPTCILAGILGVLIDVPIISIIVIYKAPMMLLRGWQRLVQDLIGSEGPFLETVCVPFAGLSILLWPAAVCLSTLAGIISSFFLGCYAAAVAYQESSTKQGVLYAFAMVSMFDEYTNDLLCLREGSCFPRPEYHKTVGSSQLPFPIKTPEKPAAAQTKKHPVQGPYKKLMALKPVVIWDNFFQACEHTGKELIRDGAIGMQDLEAWKHSKNQIVNNGIPAYVFLLCFLRSIKSGFEGFLMRDNVELTSANRPEGRVFDWMFEPMSSMKEQIKSLMLLESEELYLHKLTLYCSDMKRIEAWKNGGVPPNDESRSAQLQAISRRLHGFCLAISRLPTFRRRYHDVVKALVQAAKQRSESTDLAGSSEDIEVAL; encoded by the exons ATGGAAACTCGTAAAAGGTTTCGTGGTCATCTATGGAACTTCCTCgccttcttccccatttttgtGCTTTTGATAACTCTTGGAATTATAAAAg CGGCTCTTGTTGGCCCGTTTGTGTTCCTTTTGGTATCGTTTGGAAATTCTGCAGTTATTATTGGGTTATGGCCTCTACATGCGATTTGGACTTACTACTGTATAGGAAA AACGAGGAAATTCGGTATATTTATGAAATTCTTATTGCTTCTAATATTTATCATCCCATTAAGTTTATGGCTACTCATCGGTATACTAGGAAGCATGCTTACAGGTTTCGGGTATGGGTTCTTTTGGCCTTTGATGGCAACATTTGAGGCTATAGCTGAAGGTGTGGAAAACAAGTTCGTAAGTTGTTTCAAG GATGGTACTTGGGACACCATTTTGGGGGGATGCACCATAGTACGTGATTTCACTGatgtttcctttcattcataCTTCTCAGTGATGGATAGCTTGCTGGAGTCCAGAAGTGAGACGCCAATAGAGATCAA GGTCACTCTACTACCAACATGCATATTGGCTGGAATTTTAGGGGTACTAATTGATGTGCCTATTATTAGCATTATTGTGATTTATAAAGCTCCAATGATGTTATTAAGAGGATGGCAGAGATTGGTCCAAGATCTCATTGGAAGTGAGGGTCCCTTCTTGGAAACAGTTTGTGTTCCCTTTGCTGGTCTTTCAATTCTGTTATGGCCAGCTGCAGTTTGCTTATCTACTTTAGCTGGAATTATTTCCAGCTTCTTTCTTGGCTGTTATGCTGCTGCTGTTGCATATCAG GAAAGTTCCACAAAGCAAGGAGTACTCTATGCTTTTGCTATGGTGTCCATGTTTGATGAGTACACGAATGATCTCCTCTGCCTGCGTGAAGGGTCCTGCTTTCCAAG ACCTGAGTATCACAAGACAGTTGGTTCTAGCCAGTTGCCGTTTCCCATAAAGACACCAGAAAAGCCTGCGGCTGCTCAAACTAAGAAACATCCAGTACAGGGACCCTACAAGAAATTGATGGCATTGAAGCCTGTGGTG ATATGGGATAACTTCTTCCAAGCATGCGAGCACACTGGAAAAGAGCTTATAAGAGATGGAGCAATTGGGATGCAGGACCTAGAGGCATGGAAACATTCAAAAAACCAGATTGTTAACAATGGAATTCCTGCATATGTATTTCTGCTGTGCTTTCTTCGCTCTATTAAGAGTGGCTTCGAGGGCTTTCTCATGC GTGATAATGTTGAATTGACAAGTGCGAATAGGCCTGAGGGAAGAGTTTTTGACTGGATGTTTGAGCCAATGTCTTCCATGAAAGAGCAGATAAAGAGTTTGATGTTACTAGAATCTGAAGAATTGTATCTTCATAAATTGACTCTCTACTGTAGTGATATGAAGCGGATAGAAGCTTGGAAGAATGGTGGAGTTCCTCCAAATGATGAGAGCAGAAGTGCTCAATTGCAAGCTATAAGTAGacg ATTGCATGGCTTTTGTCTTGCTATCTCGAGGCTGCCAACCTTTCGACGACGATACCATGATGTGGTTAAAGCATTAGTACAAGCAGCAAAACAAAGGTCGGAGTCAACTGATTTGGCAGGGAGTAGTGAGGATATAGAAGTAGCTCTTTAG